One window of the Zea mays cultivar B73 chromosome 3, Zm-B73-REFERENCE-NAM-5.0, whole genome shotgun sequence genome contains the following:
- the LOC100384626 gene encoding F-box/kelch-repeat protein At3g61590-like isoform X1 — translation MEDHSSWDYLPVEHIRTPVFNSGVVSEASNGGNDFSISLDAVVPDDILERIFTFLPIASMMRATSVCKRWHDIICSRRFLWTHMLPQRPWYFMFTSNKTAAGYAFDPILRKWYDLELPYIDKSSCFISSSCGLVCFMDNDNRNTISVCNPITKHSRRLLEPPGETLPDYSTIAMNVDRLSHKYSIALAKSKQIPEDFVRWDFSVYKYDSSSGSWVTSVREVFVGWRGGDNSVICDGVLYCLIHSTGALGNVNPRHGLIMYDLAGEPSETSLMQTSISVPCSLTCGRLVNLKEKLVLVGGIAKHNRPDIIKGIGIWELHERQWHEVARMPHKFFQGFGEFDDVFACSGIDDLVYIQSYGATALLVFDMMQKQWRWSVKCPVSKRFPLQLFTGFCFEPRLDITV, via the coding sequence ATGGAAGACCATTCATCATGGGACTATCTTCCAGTTGAGCACATTAGAACTCCTGTATTCAACTCTGGAGTTGTTTCCGAAGCTAGCAATGGAGGCAACGACTTCTCAATATCATTGGATGCTGTCGTCCCTGATGATATCCTGGAGAGGATTTTCACATTCCTGCCTATAGCAAGCATGATGAGGGCAACATCAGTGTGCAAGAGATGGCACGACATTATCTGTTCAAGGAGATTTCTGTGGACCCACATGCTGCCTCAGCGGCCATGGTACTTCATGTTCACCTCTAATAAAACTGCTGCTGGTTATGCTTTTGACCCCATCCTCCGCAAGTGGTATGATTTAGAGCTTCCTTATATTGACAAGAGCAGCTGCTTTATCTCTTCTTCTTGTGGCCTAGTTTGCTTCATGGACAATGACAACAGGAACACCATTTCTGTATGTAACCCTATAACAAAGCACTCCAGGAGGCTTTTAGAGCCGCCCGGTGAGACATTGCCAGACTACAGTACCATTGCCATGAATGTGGATCGGCTGTCCCATAAGTACTCCATTGCATTGGCGAAATCTAAGCAGATTCCTGAAGATTTTGTCCGATGGGACTTTTCAGTATACAAGTACGACTCATCGAGTGGTTCATGGGTAACTTCTGTGAGGGAAGTGTTCGTTGGTTGGAGAGGAGGTGATAATAGTGTCATATGTGACGGTGTCCTGTACTGCTTGATTCATTCCACTGGTGCTCTTGGCAATGTCAACCCCCGTCATGGCCTTATCATGTATGACCTTGCCGGTGAACCATCCGAGACTTCGTTGATGCAAACGTCAATCTCAGTACCTTGTTCTCTCACGTGTGGCCGTCTGGTAAACTTGAAGGAGAAGCTGGTTCTGGTTGGTGGGATCGCAAAACACAACAGACCTGATATCATTAAAGGCATAGGAATATGGGAGCTCCATGAAAGACAGTGGCATGAGGTAGCTCGGATGCCCCACAAGTTCTTCCAAGGATTTGGTGAATTCGATGATGTTTTTGCCTGCAGCGGTATAGATGACCTTGTCTACATACAAAGCTATGGTGCAACTGCTTTGCTTGTTTTTGACATGATGCAAAAGCAATGGAGGTGGTCCGTTAAATGCCCTGTGAGCAAAAGATTTCCTCTCCAGCTATTCACTGGCTTTTGCTTTGAACCGCGGCTTGATATCACAGTTTAA
- the LOC542525 gene encoding chitinase chem 5 precursor, with the protein MAANLKWAPVLALVVVVAAMVGTTSAGNIAVYWGQNGNEGSLADACNSGLYAYVNIAFLTTFGNGQTPVLNLAGHCDPGSGSCTGQSSDIQTCQSLGIKVLLSIGGASGSYGLSSTDDANSVADYLWDNFLGGSGSSRPLGAAVLDGIDFDIENGQSAHYDDLANALKGKGSVLLTAAPQCPYPDASLGPALQTGQFDNVWIQFYNNPGCAYANGDDTNLVNAWNTWTSSITAGSFYLGVPASPQAAGSGYIDPGTLTGTVIPAIRGIGNYGGIMVWDRFNDVQNNYSSQVKGSV; encoded by the coding sequence ATGGCGGCTAATCTCAAGTGGGCTCCTGTTCTAGCCCTCGTCGTCGTCGTTGCTGCCATGGTTGGCACCACGAGCGCCGGCAACATCGCAGTGTACTGGGGCCAGAACGGCAACGAAGGCAGCCTGGCGGACGCCTGCAACTCCGGGCTCTACGCCTACGTCAACATCGCGTTCCTCACAACCTTCGGCAACGGACAGACCCCAGTCCTCAACCTCGCCGGACACTGCGACCCCGGCTCTGGCAGCTGCACCGGCCAGAGCAGCGACATCCAGACCTGCCAGTCGCTGGGCATCAAGGTGCTCCTCTCCATCGGCGGCGCCAGCGGCAGCTACGGCCTCTCCTCCACCGACGACGCCAACAGCGTGGCCGACTACCTGTGGGACAACTTCCTGGGCGGCAGCGGCTCGTCCCGCCCGCTCGGCGCCGCCGTGCTCGACGGCATCGACTTCGACATCGAGAACGGCCAGTCGGCGCACTACGATGACCTGGCGAACGCGCTCAAGGGCAAGGGGAGCGTGCTGCTGACGGCGGCGCCGCAGTGCCCCTACCCGGACGCGTCGCTGGGGCCGGCGCTGCAGACGGGCCAGTTCGACAACGTGTGGATACAGTTCTACAACAACCCCGGGTGCGCGTACGCCAACGGGGACGACACCAACCTGGTGAACGCATGGAACACGTGGACCAGCAGCATCACCGCGGGGAGCTTCTACCTCGGCGTCCCAGCGTCTCCCCAGGCCGCGGGCAGCGGGTACATCGACCCCGGCACCCTGACGGGCACGGTGATCCCCGCCATCCGAGGCATTGGCAACTACGGCGGCATCATGGTGTGGGACCGCTTTAACGACGTGCAGAACAACTACAGCAGCCAGGTGAAGGGCAGCGTCTGA